Proteins found in one Microcoleus sp. FACHB-831 genomic segment:
- a CDS encoding ChaN family lipoprotein has translation MKIYQITKIWAWSLGIILFCTLPSHAQNISSPRSQQNYNLQEVLQKLYQTNVIYLGETHDNPEDHKAQLEIIQKLVAKNKKVAIAMEMFQRPYQDVLDRYIAGKITETQLIEQSEYEQRWVFPWENYAPILRFAALNKLPVLALNTPAEITRKVARRGLESLTPEEQRYIPPASEIRTDNAEYRQMVLGAFQQHRQAGHGSSASFERFFTAQVLWDETMAEAIAKFVKANPDYQVVVLAGQAHIIYGYGIPSRVERRLGKKAVQSSILLNPSEEDIASTDKAIADYFWITSPPK, from the coding sequence ATGAAAATATACCAAATCACCAAAATCTGGGCTTGGTCGCTGGGGATAATCTTATTCTGTACCTTGCCTTCCCATGCTCAAAATATATCAAGTCCGCGATCGCAGCAAAACTACAATCTTCAAGAAGTTTTGCAAAAGCTCTACCAGACAAACGTCATCTACTTAGGCGAAACTCACGATAACCCTGAAGATCATAAAGCTCAACTGGAGATTATCCAAAAACTGGTAGCGAAAAATAAGAAAGTAGCGATCGCTATGGAAATGTTTCAACGTCCCTATCAGGACGTACTCGATCGGTATATTGCTGGCAAAATAACAGAAACGCAGTTAATCGAACAAAGCGAATATGAGCAACGGTGGGTATTTCCTTGGGAAAATTACGCCCCCATCCTGCGCTTTGCCGCATTAAATAAATTGCCAGTTTTAGCCTTAAATACTCCCGCTGAAATAACCCGCAAAGTTGCTCGCAGAGGATTGGAAAGCCTTACTCCAGAAGAGCAACGCTATATTCCACCAGCCTCAGAAATTCGTACAGATAATGCTGAATATCGCCAAATGGTGTTAGGGGCTTTTCAACAACATAGACAAGCAGGACACGGATCTAGCGCCAGCTTCGAGCGATTTTTCACAGCGCAGGTGTTGTGGGATGAAACAATGGCAGAAGCGATCGCCAAGTTTGTCAAAGCCAACCCAGATTATCAAGTAGTCGTGTTAGCTGGACAAGCTCATATTATCTACGGCTACGGAATACCCAGCCGCGTAGAACGACGCCTTGGTAAGAAAGCGGTGCAGAGTTCAATTTTACTAAATCCCTCAGAAGAAGATATCGCGTCTACAGATAAAGCGATCGCAGATTACTTTTGGATAACTTCACCACCTAAGTGA
- a CDS encoding cupin domain-containing protein, with amino-acid sequence MLVQKLNKCEEFIAGDRTILRELLHPDKQSVELRYSLAHAILPVGETSTPHSLKTSEVYYIISGKGEMHIDDETQLVEPGDAVYIPPNAKQFIHSCGTEPLVFICIVDPAWRKEDETVY; translated from the coding sequence ATGCTGGTTCAAAAGCTCAATAAGTGCGAGGAGTTTATTGCGGGCGATCGCACGATACTAAGAGAGTTATTACATCCAGATAAGCAGTCGGTGGAGTTGCGCTACAGTTTGGCTCACGCCATTCTCCCAGTTGGCGAAACTTCCACCCCCCACTCGCTAAAAACGTCTGAGGTTTACTACATCATCAGCGGTAAGGGTGAGATGCATATTGATGACGAAACTCAGCTAGTGGAACCTGGGGATGCTGTGTATATTCCCCCTAATGCTAAGCAATTTATTCATAGTTGCGGAACTGAGCCGCTAGTGTTTATTTGTATTGTCGATCCGGCGTGGCGCAAGGAAGACGAAACTGTTTACTAA
- a CDS encoding single-stranded DNA-binding protein: MSVNLNVQHLTLKVFSTGTFVLLLMEAIARRKEPAIMNNCILMAEIVKDPELRYTSDNQTEIAEMHVEFPGLKADDPPALLKVVGWRNLAREIKQRYKKGDRVIIEGRLSMNTIDRREGFKEKRAELTASRIHKIGADTEIEARESSADKSTSNLVSFERGKSPAMASASEPPSTSDSQYEFGSYDSPSPESTYEQPKRQKPAASNAGNSQDLDDIPF; encoded by the coding sequence TTGAGTGTTAATCTAAACGTTCAACACTTAACGCTCAAAGTTTTCTCTACTGGTACATTTGTTCTATTATTAATGGAGGCGATCGCGAGGCGCAAGGAGCCAGCAATTATGAATAACTGCATTTTAATGGCGGAAATAGTTAAAGATCCGGAACTGCGTTACACGTCAGATAATCAAACTGAGATTGCAGAGATGCACGTCGAGTTTCCGGGCTTGAAAGCTGACGACCCACCAGCACTCTTAAAGGTAGTGGGTTGGAGAAATTTGGCGCGTGAAATTAAGCAACGCTACAAGAAGGGCGATCGCGTGATTATTGAGGGTCGCCTCAGCATGAACACTATTGACCGACGAGAAGGATTTAAGGAAAAACGCGCTGAATTGACTGCTTCGAGAATTCACAAAATAGGCGCTGATACCGAAATCGAGGCGCGAGAATCATCTGCTGATAAATCTACTAGCAATCTTGTCTCTTTTGAGCGCGGTAAATCACCAGCTATGGCGTCAGCATCCGAACCGCCAAGTACAAGTGATTCGCAATATGAATTTGGTTCATATGATTCCCCATCACCTGAATCCACCTACGAACAGCCCAAGCGCCAAAAGCCAGCTGCTTCTAACGCAGGTAATTCTCAGGACTTGGATGATATTCCGTTTTAG
- a CDS encoding mannose-1-phosphate guanyltransferase, translating to MRAVLMAGGSGTRLRPLTCDLPKPMVPVLNQPIAEHIINLLKRHHITEIIATLHYLPDVMRDYFQDGSDFGVQITYAVEEDQPLGTAGCVKNIAELLDDTFLVISGDSITDFDLTEAIKFHKKHQSKATLILTQVPNPIEFGVVITDEKHRISRFLEKPSTSEIFSDTVNTGTYILEPEVLHYLPANQECDFSKDLFPLLLENDEPMYGYIAKGYWCDVGHLDAYRDAQYDGLLQKVKLDFAYKEQSPGLWIGQNTYIDSTAKIEAPCMIGSNCRIGPRVKIDAGTVIGDNVTVGSDANLKRPIVWNGAIIGEEASLRACVIGRGTRIDRRAHVLEAAVVGSLSTVGEEAQINTSVRVWPSKQIESGATLNINLIWGHTAHRNLFGQRGVSGLANIDITPEFAVKLGAAYGSTLKPGSQVMVSRDQRSISRMVSRSLIAGLMSVGVNIQNLEATAIPVARTVSHTLAVVGGIHVRVHPDRPDHILIEFFDRQGINISKSQEKKIEGAYFKEDLRRAQIDEIGNMAYPSQVIDIYSTAFEKLLNVEAIRYSGSKVVIDYVYAVSGAVLPQLLAKFGSDAVVLNASLNQSALSGNEREALLNQLGHVVEALKANFGVQVSANGEQMILVDESGMPIRGELLTSLMVSMILRANPRSSVVVPVHASSAIEQIARRHDGKVIRTKANPTALMEASQANPNVVLGGSGEMGFIFPQLHPGFDGMFCIAKLIEMLALQERSLGQIRAELPRVFHKSYTVRCPWTAKGALMRHLVETHPPENLELVDGVKICNHHDDSWVLILPDAGEPLVHIFANSNDRDWVDGNMREYRSRVQEFVEQEQGTDPFYGEAV from the coding sequence ATGCGAGCAGTACTAATGGCTGGCGGATCTGGAACGCGGCTTCGTCCGCTGACCTGCGATCTCCCCAAACCGATGGTACCCGTCCTGAATCAGCCCATTGCCGAACATATTATCAACTTACTAAAACGGCATCATATTACTGAGATTATTGCTACCCTGCACTATCTCCCAGATGTGATGCGAGACTATTTTCAAGACGGCAGCGATTTTGGAGTCCAAATTACTTATGCCGTAGAGGAAGACCAGCCTCTTGGCACGGCTGGCTGTGTCAAAAATATTGCCGAATTACTTGATGACACATTTTTAGTCATTAGCGGCGATAGTATCACCGATTTCGACCTAACCGAGGCAATTAAATTTCATAAAAAACATCAATCAAAAGCGACGTTGATTTTAACCCAGGTTCCAAATCCAATTGAATTTGGCGTAGTTATTACTGATGAAAAACATAGAATTAGTCGCTTTTTAGAAAAACCTTCTACAAGCGAGATTTTTTCAGATACGGTCAACACCGGGACATACATCCTAGAACCGGAAGTATTGCACTATCTGCCAGCAAATCAGGAATGTGATTTCTCCAAAGATTTGTTCCCCTTGCTGTTGGAAAACGATGAGCCAATGTACGGCTATATCGCCAAAGGCTACTGGTGCGATGTCGGCCACCTAGATGCTTACCGCGACGCCCAATATGATGGTCTGCTGCAAAAAGTTAAACTGGACTTTGCCTATAAAGAGCAGTCCCCCGGACTGTGGATTGGCCAGAACACTTATATTGACTCTACAGCTAAGATTGAAGCGCCATGCATGATTGGTAGCAACTGCCGCATTGGGCCGAGGGTCAAGATTGATGCAGGAACTGTAATTGGTGACAATGTAACAGTCGGCTCTGATGCTAACCTGAAGCGTCCCATTGTCTGGAACGGAGCAATTATTGGCGAGGAAGCAAGTCTGCGTGCGTGCGTTATCGGTCGGGGGACAAGAATAGACCGTCGCGCTCATGTCTTGGAAGCGGCTGTGGTGGGTTCTCTTTCCACTGTGGGCGAAGAAGCCCAAATTAATACCAGCGTGCGCGTTTGGCCAAGCAAACAAATTGAATCAGGTGCAACGTTAAACATCAACTTAATCTGGGGTCATACGGCTCATCGCAATCTGTTTGGACAGCGTGGTGTTAGCGGATTGGCGAATATTGACATCACGCCAGAATTTGCGGTTAAGTTGGGAGCCGCTTACGGTTCGACGTTGAAACCTGGTTCCCAGGTAATGGTATCTCGCGATCAGCGCAGTATTTCGCGCATGGTGAGTCGCTCTTTGATTGCTGGTTTAATGTCGGTTGGCGTTAATATCCAGAACCTCGAAGCAACAGCAATACCTGTTGCTCGCACGGTCTCTCATACTTTGGCGGTTGTTGGTGGTATTCATGTAAGGGTGCATCCAGACAGACCCGATCACATTTTGATTGAATTTTTCGATCGCCAAGGCATCAATATCTCGAAATCTCAAGAGAAAAAAATTGAGGGGGCTTATTTCAAGGAAGACTTGCGACGGGCACAAATCGATGAAATCGGTAATATGGCTTACCCCAGCCAGGTGATTGATATCTACAGCACTGCTTTTGAAAAGCTTTTGAACGTTGAGGCAATTCGCTACAGCGGCTCGAAGGTGGTGATCGACTATGTTTATGCTGTTAGCGGTGCAGTTTTGCCGCAACTACTGGCTAAGTTTGGCTCTGATGCGGTCGTGCTAAATGCCAGCTTGAATCAATCGGCTCTGTCTGGAAACGAGCGGGAGGCGTTGCTCAATCAGCTTGGTCATGTGGTTGAGGCTTTGAAGGCTAATTTTGGCGTTCAGGTGTCGGCAAATGGGGAACAGATGATTTTAGTCGATGAATCTGGGATGCCGATTCGGGGTGAGCTGTTGACGAGCTTGATGGTAAGTATGATTTTAAGGGCTAATCCTAGAAGCTCTGTTGTTGTGCCCGTCCATGCGTCGAGTGCTATAGAGCAGATTGCCCGACGCCATGATGGGAAGGTGATTCGCACTAAGGCGAATCCAACGGCTTTGATGGAGGCGTCTCAGGCTAATCCTAATGTGGTGTTGGGCGGTAGCGGTGAAATGGGCTTTATTTTCCCGCAACTGCATCCGGGGTTTGATGGGATGTTCTGTATTGCAAAGCTGATTGAGATGCTGGCGCTTCAGGAGCGATCGCTCGGTCAAATTCGCGCTGAGTTACCCCGCGTTTTCCATAAAAGCTATACGGTGCGCTGTCCTTGGACTGCGAAGGGTGCCCTAATGCGCCATCTGGTGGAAACCCATCCTCCTGAAAATCTGGAGCTGGTCGATGGAGTAAAGATTTGCAACCACCACGATGATAGTTGGGTGCTTATATTACCCGATGCTGGAGAACCTCTCGTGCATATTTTCGCTAATAGCAACGACCGCGATTGGGTGGATGGAAACATGCGAGAGTATCGCAGCCGCGTTCAAGAGTTTGTTGAGCAGGAGCAAGGAACAGACCCCTTTTATGGGGAAGCCGTTTAA
- a CDS encoding cobalt-precorrin-6A reductase, which translates to MAIALAAVNIPCTVTVTTSAARSLYPPSPILRVWVGYLSAVTLDSFLHEEGIVAILDASHPYAVEISKLAIASSIEQNIPYLRYERPALTELPQAEMSVPQVISLDSFDTLITGNYLQGQRVLLTLGYRTLPLFSSLQDKSTLFARILPSLTALEAALASGFTPDRLIAMRPPVSAELEKALWRQWKISLVVTKASGSAGGEDVKRIVAAELGVKLVAIARPEVDYPQQTSDLSVALEFCRFHISSGFPPS; encoded by the coding sequence TTGGCGATCGCTCTTGCTGCTGTTAATATCCCCTGTACGGTTACGGTAACGACATCGGCGGCGCGATCGCTCTATCCACCTTCTCCCATATTACGAGTCTGGGTAGGTTATTTGTCTGCCGTTACCCTTGACTCGTTTTTGCACGAAGAGGGAATTGTGGCAATTTTAGACGCCTCGCATCCTTATGCGGTGGAGATTTCTAAGCTAGCGATCGCTTCTTCAATTGAGCAAAATATTCCTTATCTGCGCTACGAACGCCCAGCACTAACAGAATTGCCACAGGCTGAAATGTCTGTACCGCAAGTAATTTCACTAGACAGTTTCGATACTCTTATTACTGGAAACTATCTCCAAGGACAGCGAGTGCTGCTGACCCTGGGTTATAGAACGTTACCCTTATTTAGTTCTTTGCAAGACAAATCTACTTTATTTGCCCGCATTCTCCCCTCCCTCACAGCTTTAGAAGCAGCTTTGGCGTCTGGGTTTACACCAGACAGGCTGATTGCTATGCGTCCTCCCGTCTCAGCAGAATTGGAAAAAGCGCTGTGGCGTCAGTGGAAAATTTCCCTCGTAGTGACTAAAGCCTCTGGAAGCGCTGGGGGAGAAGACGTGAAGCGGATAGTTGCAGCTGAGTTAGGTGTCAAGTTGGTGGCGATCGCCCGCCCAGAAGTTGACTACCCGCAACAAACCAGCGATTTATCAGTTGCACTGGAGTTTTGCCGCTTTCATATTTCGTCAGGGTTTCCACCTAGCTGA
- a CDS encoding Uma2 family endonuclease yields MSAIATTPAPQPTITWPLLPDDFVLPDDPVENEDQPLLAAALRQLLLIAFPELLQDALIVSNFALCAAIDDRITCKAPDWMFVRPVQPWQSPEPRRSYTPHTEGTIPQVVMEFLSSTYGEEYSVEFEQRIGKWYFYEQVIKVPVYVIFQPKTGHLEVYALVDGRYQRRSPDSAGRYWIPGLDLFLGQWQGTHEGKTGCWLRWWNADGQMLLFSEERTEQERQRAEQERQRAERLAELVRQLGGNPDEI; encoded by the coding sequence ATGTCTGCGATCGCCACAACCCCAGCCCCCCAGCCGACAATTACTTGGCCTCTCTTACCTGATGATTTTGTTTTACCAGATGACCCTGTGGAAAATGAAGACCAGCCTCTACTAGCAGCAGCACTGCGCCAATTATTGCTAATTGCATTTCCAGAGCTATTACAAGATGCTTTAATAGTCTCTAACTTTGCCCTATGTGCTGCGATCGACGACCGCATCACCTGCAAAGCCCCAGATTGGATGTTCGTGCGTCCCGTACAACCCTGGCAAAGTCCTGAACCCCGCCGCAGCTATACTCCCCACACAGAAGGCACGATCCCCCAAGTGGTGATGGAATTTCTCTCGTCCACATATGGGGAAGAGTATTCCGTCGAGTTTGAACAGCGCATCGGCAAATGGTATTTTTACGAGCAAGTCATCAAAGTTCCCGTTTACGTTATCTTTCAACCAAAAACAGGTCACTTAGAGGTCTATGCTCTCGTTGATGGGCGTTATCAGCGGCGATCGCCAGATAGCGCTGGACGTTATTGGATTCCTGGCTTAGACTTATTCCTGGGTCAATGGCAGGGAACCCATGAAGGCAAAACTGGCTGCTGGCTGCGGTGGTGGAATGCCGACGGGCAAATGCTGCTATTCTCTGAAGAGCGGACAGAACAAGAACGTCAACGCGCTGAACAAGAACGTCAACGCGCTGAAAGACTAGCTGAGTTGGTGCGTCAGCTAGGTGGAAACCCTGACGAAATATGA
- a CDS encoding YciI family protein — MTKYVMWGSYCEDVLEKRAPHRQAHLDVLAKQKESGVLITIGPTKDLTKVFGIYEAEDEATVRGLIEADPYWQNGVWTEYDVREWIQAF; from the coding sequence ATGACTAAATACGTGATGTGGGGAAGTTACTGTGAGGATGTTCTAGAAAAACGCGCACCCCACCGACAAGCTCATCTCGATGTACTTGCCAAACAAAAAGAATCGGGTGTCCTAATTACAATTGGCCCCACTAAGGATTTAACTAAAGTCTTTGGCATCTATGAAGCCGAAGATGAAGCCACCGTTCGCGGGCTAATTGAAGCAGATCCCTACTGGCAAAACGGTGTCTGGACTGAGTACGATGTCCGTGAGTGGATACAAGCTTTCTAA
- a CDS encoding Uma2 family endonuclease, whose amino-acid sequence MLLDVRLLTVKDYHRMTEAGIFDPDERVELLAGQIIKMAAKGTAHESAITRTERLLRNLLGEQILLRLQSPIQLDDYSEPEPDISVVVPDPLYYEDHHPTRDEVYLIIEVADTSLSRDLEFKAGIYAQSGISDYWVLDVNNRKLHVFREPSQDGYQRQMILSENASVSLLAFPDVTVVVKEMLRSAIAP is encoded by the coding sequence ATGCTGTTAGATGTTCGCCTTTTGACAGTTAAAGACTATCATCGTATGACGGAAGCTGGTATTTTTGATCCAGATGAACGAGTTGAATTACTTGCAGGGCAGATTATAAAGATGGCAGCTAAAGGAACAGCGCATGAATCGGCAATTACGCGCACGGAAAGGTTGCTGAGGAACCTTTTAGGAGAGCAGATTTTGCTTCGTCTACAGTCTCCTATCCAGTTAGACGATTACTCGGAACCAGAACCGGATATTTCCGTTGTCGTGCCAGATCCGCTATATTACGAAGACCACCATCCTACTAGGGATGAAGTTTATCTAATTATTGAGGTAGCAGATACAAGTCTGAGTCGCGACTTAGAATTTAAAGCGGGAATTTACGCTCAATCGGGAATCTCCGATTATTGGGTGTTAGATGTTAATAACCGTAAATTGCACGTATTTAGAGAACCGAGTCAAGATGGTTATCAAAGACAAATGATTCTTTCAGAAAATGCAAGTGTTTCCCTCTTGGCGTTTCCTGATGTGACTGTTGTTGTTAAAGAGATGTTGCGAAGTGCGATCGCTCCTTAG